CCAGCTTCATTTGCTTGCTTTCAATTTGACGCACTTCGAAGCTCGGCTGAGCGGTGAGGATGTCATACAGGGGCGTCAGGTGGTAACTGCCACCTGGACTGAGAAAAATGCTGAAATTTTTGGCGTGCCCGTCCGTCGCGCCAATAAGCCAGAAGAAGATTTGGGCCTTTAACACGGTTTCCTGGTCTTCAATGGGGTGATCGCTGCCCTTGAGCAGATCAAGCACTTCGATCATTCCCGGTCCGCCTTCACGTTGATATTTCCGGGTGGGCGGCACCGAGAGTGCCTGGCAACAATCCTCCTGTGGTAGTCGCAACAGCCGCTTGTCTTTTGTCCAGCGCCGGTCGAAGCGTTCGATTACAAGCGATTTCGTCTCTCCGAACGTGTAGATGTCCGCCCAGTTGACCGGCAGGCCAAATGCGGCCGCCAGTTTCAGGCAATAAAATTCATTCTCAACGCTATTCGAGAGGTCCAGTCCGTTCGGCGATCGGCCGATCTGTTTTTTAAAAATATGGGAAGTGGGTGTGGTGCCACGGGGTTTGAGCCATTTGCCCTTATGCCGGAGCAGGGCGGTTTTTCCCTGCGCTCCAGCCAGTGATATTCGAAACGCGTCATCACCGCTCAAACCCAAAGGGGTTTGCGCCAACCCGTTGAGGAGCATTTCAATCGAATTCTCATTGACGGGCTCCCCGATGATCGTGGCGGAATCGTCGATCCCCTCCACATCATCGTCCGCCCCGACAAATTGCAATGCCCCCACACAATCACGGCCAATGGCAGCAAGCAGACTATAAGCATCGGTTCCGCCCGCTCCCACTTTTTCCGCAACCCGGCGGCGCAACGCATCCGAATCCGGCAATAGATTCTCGAACACGGCAGCGACTGGTTCCCCTCTGTAGGCGTCTTCACGCAAAGGGAGCGAGAGTGAGACCGGTAGGGCATGTGGCCAGGCTAACCATTCCGTGGTGTATTGAAAGGCAATGGCTCCGCTTGTGGCCTTGTGGAGTTGACCGACCGGGCGATTGTTCAGCAGCACGAGTAGCGGCGCATGCCGGCGGCTGCGGGCCATCAGAAAATATCCTCGATATCAGCGGCGGTCGCCTTTGATCGCGGCGCGATCCGGAACTCCAGATCGAGGACGCTGAGCACCGTCAGGATCGTCTCCAGCGTCGCGGCCGGATTACCCGTCTCGATGAGGGATATCGTCGCCTGGCGCAAGCCGGTCTTTTCCCCGAGCTGCGTCTGGCTCAAGCCGCGCTGTTTACGGGCCCGCCGGATCAGATTACCGATCTGTTTCGGATTGCGTGCAAGGTCGGACATGTTTACCCTCCGCCCTTATTATGCGCCAAAACGGATAATATGGCAATATTCTAATTAACGTATAAAATTATTTTATACGTCAAAACGAATAAACATTTTTATCTATATTTGGATTTGTGGAGAACGTATGTGTGCAATCGCGTCTTGTTCTATTGGCGCTAGGGCAGGAGAAGGATCGGAAAATACGCCATCTGGACGGTCACATATCAGGCTTGAAGCATAGAGGGTCTTCATTGGAATAGCACAAAAAATTGGGGATTTCTGAAGGAATTCAAATTTTCGAATGTACCATTTAAAATAAAAATTGAAACCCGACAGCAGAAACCGTTTTGAGTTTCGGAGATCTATTTTTATAAATAAAAAAACTTAAGTGCAACAGAACCCAAACCTTCTTATATCTTTTCTGGTTTACTAATCTCCGCTCCAACACTTATCACTAGCTCATGCGTTGCCTTTACAAGTGTGGGAATAATTGTCTTTAACTCAGTATCAGAAAATAGCTGGCCTCGATGCTTTGCTCCCTTACGCAAGTCTTTGAGTCTAACCAAATCATTTTTATAGTTTTTTGATAAAGCTCCTGCCTCAATTGCTGCATCGACTTTATTTTCCCAAGAACCGTCTTTACGAAATTGCATACAAAGGACTTCAATGGCCGTATGGCATTCCTCTGCATGTTGTCTGTGGGTAACCTCGCCTCTCAAATAGCCAATAAAAGAAATGGATAATCCGTGCAAGTATTCTCCAAGATTGGAACTTAATCCGTAATTAAAATTGATTGAATTGGGTGTACCCCTAATCAGATCTGCCGTATCAATAACAAAGGCATGAAAATGACTGAGACTTTCATTGTATTTCCGAATTAATTTCCCAATAACTCTTGACCGCTCCAAATTTGTCAATGGATCTCCACTAGCACATCCCATTACCGGGAAACATGTGGCTATGAGTGCTTCAAGAAATTGAATATTTATTAAAGATCCATCCACTAGGCAAATAAACGAACTTTCACTTATCTTTCGATAGCGGAATTTAACCTGATGCCCACGTCCCCATTCCTGCACTGATCTAAGAAGATTCCGCACAAAGACTAATTGTCGTTCGGTCACTGTGAGCGAAAAATCAAATCCTGCCAAATTCGTAGCCTCCAGTAGCTTTTATTTATCCCACACAAATTCCAAAAAATACTGCCGGGGGAGGAATGTGTGCTCCTTTGACAAAGTGAGTCCCACTTTCTCCATGTTCGCGATGACGCGTTCTCTGGGAACCAGATGATGTTTGGAGAAGCTGAGTTTGCCGGACCGCTCATCGTGGTAGAAATCAATGATGACAATCCGTCCATTGGGTTTTAACGCGGATTTAATTTTGGCCCAGTAATCCACATGATGTTCGACGTGATGATACGCATTGCACAGAAAGACCAGGTCCACGCTGTTTTCGGAAAGTGACGGATCGTGCGGTTAGCCAGAATGAATGTGGATCGGTTGGCCATCCCGAGTTTCTCCAATTCCTGTTTGTTGTAGTCCAGCATTTTCTGCTCGATATCCACGGCCAGCACGTGCCCCGTTTCGCCAACCGCTTTCGCGAACCGGCGGGTAAAGTACCCTGAGCCTGCTCCCACATCAGCCACCACCATGCCGGGGGTGATATTCAACGCTTCGACAACTTTTTCCGGCTGTTGGTATTCATCCCGTTCAGGTCGTTCAAGATTCTGGATGTAAGTGTCGATGTCCCACGGTTGATGTGAACAGCCGGCAGTCAGACCGGTAAGAAGAAATGCCAACAGGAGGCACCAAAACCCCAGGCGAGAATGTCGTGTGAATGAAATTATGGACTCTATGTTCATGATGGAATCTCCCATTTGTGAACGAAAAGGCCTATGAGAAGAACTGTTATTTTATGGTATATGCGTGGTCACGCTACAAGAGGATAAGAGATAGGTAGTCCAGCTCTCCTATCCTCATTTCCCTTTCGTCTCCTCCGGCGGGCCCAACGTTTCGATCCCATAACCGTGAGGATGTGAAGGATGAACCATCTCCGTTCGTAGCCGGGGATGTTGCCGTGGTGGGAGGTATCGCAATATACCGGCTCGAAGTTTCAGGAGTGAGGGCACCGCCCGGCGCATCAATCGCGACGGTTCAGGAAAGCCGAATGCCGTAATGAGCGGAGGCTCCAAGAGGGCATAAATAGCCGAGCGGACCATCGGGGCCAGCATTCTTGGAAACCAGCCAACAAACAGCTCAACCGTGGCGGTTCCGACACGGTGGTTGGATGGGGTGAAACGGAATCGTTCATGTTCATAATCGACATTGAAACGCTCAAAGGTCTGGTAATCCTCTGGAATTTCTTGGATCTGCATGTCCTGTCCGACGGCTCGCCAAAAGTAGAAGAGACCGAGGCGTTCCTGCTCACACATTTGTCGCCAGCCATAACGCCGATTCCACCGGATGGGTTCGAAGAGAAAAGTGGAAAGAACATACAGAAAGTCTTCGTTCGCAATCGAGAATCGTCCATGCAGCCGGTTGATTCGTTGGATGGCCCGCCGGCCCCGCTCGCTGCTGTAACCCCATTCCATCAGTTCACTGACCAGAATATCCGTATCGTCGTAGCGTTTTTGAGTTCTTTTCCCGAATTCTCCGGTCCGATCCAGCAACCCGGAAATACTCGGGACACAGAAGGTGCGAAACAAGGCCAACTCCAGAGCGCGGGTCGTGTCGAAGGAGAAATCGTAACAGGTGGACAAAAAGACAATACGTTCATGATCCTTTTGGGGATCGAGCGTTTGGATTTCCTTGAGTATGCGGTCTCGTGCCATCGTCACAATCTCTCAATTTTCTTACTTCCGGTCATATCCCACCATAAAATCCTAAACGGATCAATGAAAGGGAGGTGAATCGGAAGGGGCATCAAAACTCATATTTGGATAATGCCATGTTAGGGAGGATTCTCCCTAGGCCAAAGCTTGTGGTAATTCCCTGCCATATACCGCAAAGTCATACTACTCCATGACGTTGCCATTGAGTCCGGCTGGAATGATGTGTTGTCGAGATGAAATAGGGGATGGACTTTCCAATGTGACGAAAGCCTAGCGAGAAATCCCTCAATCTCTTTTTTAAAAATCCATTCTGCAAAATCAATCATGGCGGATTTATGTCTTTGGTATGTTAATGCCGGAGCCAATACCCTCTATGACGGGGCTTATCACCCTTGAGGTTGCTGCGGGTGTTTCAACGCGTAATGGTAACTGGTGTGATGAGCATGATTTCCTGGGATGCTCCCGTATTGCGCGGTGAAGGTCACAGGGTAGCCCACATGCTCGTACAAAACCTTTTCGGTAAATCCAAGGTACACGGACGGGGGCACCTCCGGCACCAGATCGCAACTGTTCACAATCCGATAAATATGAGCGAGGCCGTTGTTAAGAAAGGTGGCCAACCTTGGATCGCAGGCACGGGGACCCGCCAAATTGTATTGAAAGACTAATGGTGTTTGTAGCGTAAATGCGTTGGCCATCAAGTCCGGTGTAGACACCATGGCCAAGGCTGCACCCAGACTATGGCCGGTGATGTACAACGTGCGAATGCCTTCCAGTGAATTGAGTTGCGATAAGAGCGACTGACGAAGGGATTTATACAGGTCAAAGAATCCCTCATGCACGAGGCCAACATTGGAAACGTGTGGCACCTCGTAAGGAACTTGTTTGATTTCGGCGTCGTTGTACCAATCCTCCAGGGTTTCGGTCCCGCGAAAAATGACATAGGCCTTGTCGTCCTGCCGGGTAACCAACGCAAAAGGTTCCAAATCCCTAAATAAGAGCACCTCGGAATTTCCCCAGATCGGTTCGCCGAAGCGGTAAGGCGAGTCACGAGGAGGTTGCCAACGCAAATTGAGGGGCGTGTGTGGTCTGCCCTGCTGTACCCATTGGTAGTACATCCCATAAGCCAAATCCACGAGATCGGAACATTCCAGGGCCTCGGCCAAGTTGAACGGAGTCGATGGGAAATACATGGGTTTGCTCGACACGACAAGTACTTCTACCCTATTTCCGGCATATGAAGGGTGGTGGAGATATTCAATGCGGATCGCCTTTACGCCTTAATGCCGTCGATCATGATCCCTGGGGGACATCGGAGAATGTCCTCCCAGTAGTCTCCTTCTTCAGACGTTTGTGGAATGGGGGCGAGGGTCAGTTTATGGAATGTGACTTCTCGAAACCCAGCGTCGTGAAGCGCCGACTCGTAGACCTCGATCGGCATGTAATAATTCTCGATTTCAATTGATGAGTCGTCCAGGAGAATCGTCCAGACAAGAGGAGCGCCTTCGTACACGGAATCGTGCAACCGGACCTGGAATCCGTATTTTCCGTAGTCCGGCGGGTGAGCCTGCATCGAGTACAAATCAGGATTGACGATTAAGGTTACG
Above is a window of Candidatus Nitrospira neomarina DNA encoding:
- a CDS encoding type II toxin-antitoxin system HipA family toxin; the encoded protein is MARSRRHAPLLVLLNNRPVGQLHKATSGAIAFQYTTEWLAWPHALPVSLSLPLREDAYRGEPVAAVFENLLPDSDALRRRVAEKVGAGGTDAYSLLAAIGRDCVGALQFVGADDDVEGIDDSATIIGEPVNENSIEMLLNGLAQTPLGLSGDDAFRISLAGAQGKTALLRHKGKWLKPRGTTPTSHIFKKQIGRSPNGLDLSNSVENEFYCLKLAAAFGLPVNWADIYTFGETKSLVIERFDRRWTKDKRLLRLPQEDCCQALSVPPTRKYQREGGPGMIEVLDLLKGSDHPIEDQETVLKAQIFFWLIGATDGHAKNFSIFLSPGGSYHLTPLYDILTAQPSFEVRQIESKQMKLAMSVGTKRHYRIGDILGRHFIQTVEGAGLPKKSALETIEKMADTAGQALEAIERVLPADFPEVIHRAVKIGVTNRLSKLQIA
- a CDS encoding helix-turn-helix transcriptional regulator; amino-acid sequence: MSDLARNPKQIGNLIRRARKQRGLSQTQLGEKTGLRQATISLIETGNPAATLETILTVLSVLDLEFRIAPRSKATAADIEDIF
- a CDS encoding class I SAM-dependent methyltransferase; this translates as MDLVFLCNAYHHVEHHVDYWAKIKSALKPNGRIVIIDFYHDERSGKLSFSKHHLVPRERVIANMEKVGLTLSKEHTFLPRQYFLEFVWDK
- a CDS encoding class I SAM-dependent methyltransferase codes for the protein MNIESIISFTRHSRLGFWCLLLAFLLTGLTAGCSHQPWDIDTYIQNLERPERDEYQQPEKVVEALNITPGMVVADVGAGSGYFTRRFAKAVGETGHVLAVDIEQKMLDYNKQELEKLGMANRSTFILANRTIRHFPKTAWTWSFCAMRIITSNIMWITGPKLNPR
- a CDS encoding oxygenase MpaB family protein, which encodes MARDRILKEIQTLDPQKDHERIVFLSTCYDFSFDTTRALELALFRTFCVPSISGLLDRTGEFGKRTQKRYDDTDILVSELMEWGYSSERGRRAIQRINRLHGRFSIANEDFLYVLSTFLFEPIRWNRRYGWRQMCEQERLGLFYFWRAVGQDMQIQEIPEDYQTFERFNVDYEHERFRFTPSNHRVGTATVELFVGWFPRMLAPMVRSAIYALLEPPLITAFGFPEPSRLMRRAVPSLLKLRAGILRYLPPRQHPRLRTEMVHPSHPHGYGIETLGPPEETKGK
- a CDS encoding lipase family protein, with translation MSSKPMYFPSTPFNLAEALECSDLVDLAYGMYYQWVQQGRPHTPLNLRWQPPRDSPYRFGEPIWGNSEVLLFRDLEPFALVTRQDDKAYVIFRGTETLEDWYNDAEIKQVPYEVPHVSNVGLVHEGFFDLYKSLRQSLLSQLNSLEGIRTLYITGHSLGAALAMVSTPDLMANAFTLQTPLVFQYNLAGPRACDPRLATFLNNGLAHIYRIVNSCDLVPEVPPSVYLGFTEKVLYEHVGYPVTFTAQYGSIPGNHAHHTSYHYALKHPQQPQG